In Dyadobacter subterraneus, a single genomic region encodes these proteins:
- a CDS encoding glycosyltransferase, producing MISIIICSADAEELKQVSKNIDQTIGVPFEIIGIDNSEGKRGICAVYNEGKRKAKFDILCFMHEDIEIKTENWGNILLNIFSENKEIGVVGVAGGGYKALAPSGWYCVEYNSPDRSFQNVVQGFKLKNKEEIHAYHNPYLQKLSEVVCVDGMWFCARKNVLKDKPFDEELLRGFHGYDVDFCLSIFGKHKIVVTYDILMKHSSEGNFDREWFETILKLHRKWNAHLPLTTTKIVDEKVIYLTEKRAIKNVVEQMLEWGYSFGEIQKMLLSGAKSKRMPLRLFFKGYIHLVEQHFGFGE from the coding sequence ATGATATCGATAATAATCTGCTCTGCTGACGCCGAAGAACTAAAACAAGTTTCAAAGAATATTGATCAGACCATAGGTGTTCCTTTTGAAATTATTGGAATCGATAATAGTGAAGGAAAGCGGGGGATTTGTGCGGTTTATAATGAAGGAAAAAGAAAGGCGAAGTTTGATATTCTGTGTTTCATGCATGAGGATATTGAAATAAAAACGGAAAATTGGGGAAATATTCTTCTGAACATTTTTTCAGAAAATAAGGAAATCGGTGTTGTAGGCGTGGCTGGTGGAGGTTACAAGGCGCTGGCGCCTTCGGGATGGTATTGTGTTGAATATAACTCGCCTGACAGGTCCTTCCAAAATGTAGTTCAGGGTTTTAAACTTAAAAACAAGGAAGAAATTCACGCTTACCACAATCCTTATCTGCAAAAACTAAGTGAGGTAGTATGTGTTGACGGGATGTGGTTTTGCGCCAGAAAAAATGTTTTAAAGGATAAGCCTTTCGATGAAGAATTGCTCCGAGGTTTTCACGGATATGATGTTGATTTTTGCCTGAGCATTTTTGGCAAACATAAAATTGTGGTGACCTATGACATCCTGATGAAACATTCGTCTGAAGGAAATTTCGACCGGGAATGGTTTGAAACCATTTTGAAGCTTCACAGAAAATGGAATGCGCATCTTCCGCTGACAACAACTAAAATTGTTGACGAAAAGGTTATTTACCTCACTGAAAAAAGAGCGATTAAAAATGTTGTTGAGCAAATGTTGGAATGGGGTTATTCTTTCGGTGAAATTCAAAAAATGCTGCTTTCCGGTGCAAAATCCAAAAGAATGCCTTTAAGACTTTTCTTCAAAGGATATATCCATTTGGTTGAACAGCATTTTGGATTTGGTGAGTAA
- a CDS encoding phosphatase PAP2 family protein, translating to MIDNLESAVSIPKTDFYGIKPIITMLLISVVYLVLSAYLVGFRSDQIVLLVLTNGFYFFSEATRKFITAFSIFIVYWVLFDYMKAFPNYNYNTVHIKSLYDLEKSIFGITSGASIITPNEYWILHQHSFLDVMSGLFYLTWIPLPLSLAGYLFYKNRTQFFNFAFTFLLVNLIGFVIYYLYPAAPPWYSQQYGFEFMANTRGNTAGLSRFDAFFNVGVFKSIYEKSSNVFAAMPSLHSSYPLIALYYAVKSKINAGLATVIGITMPGIWFAAVYTSHHYVLDVIAGVTCAITGIIIVNLIAAKRLDKQN from the coding sequence ATGATTGACAATTTAGAAAGTGCGGTAAGCATCCCTAAAACCGATTTTTACGGCATAAAACCGATCATCACCATGTTGCTGATATCGGTGGTGTATCTGGTTTTGTCTGCTTATCTGGTTGGATTCCGGAGTGATCAGATTGTTCTTTTGGTCCTTACAAATGGTTTTTACTTTTTCTCGGAAGCAACACGCAAATTCATAACCGCATTTTCTATCTTTATCGTGTACTGGGTTTTGTTTGATTATATGAAGGCATTCCCGAATTATAATTACAACACGGTACATATAAAAAGTCTTTACGATCTTGAAAAATCAATCTTTGGTATAACGAGCGGAGCATCAATTATCACTCCGAATGAGTACTGGATTTTGCACCAGCATTCGTTTCTGGATGTCATGTCGGGCTTGTTTTATCTGACCTGGATTCCGCTTCCTTTATCTTTGGCGGGATATCTTTTTTATAAAAATAGAACTCAGTTTTTCAATTTCGCCTTTACCTTTTTACTGGTCAATTTGATTGGTTTTGTGATTTATTACCTTTATCCGGCCGCGCCGCCCTGGTACAGTCAGCAGTACGGTTTTGAATTTATGGCAAACACAAGAGGTAATACGGCAGGACTTTCCCGTTTTGATGCTTTTTTCAATGTGGGAGTTTTTAAATCGATTTATGAGAAGAGCTCGAATGTGTTTGCGGCAATGCCTTCGCTGCATTCCTCTTATCCGCTTATCGCTTTATATTATGCGGTAAAAAGTAAAATAAACGCCGGATTGGCCACGGTCATTGGAATTACGATGCCGGGAATCTGGTTTGCAGCCGTTTACACCAGTCACCATTATGTACTTGATGTGATCGCGGGTGTTACCTGCGCAATTACAGGTATCATTATCGTGAATCTGATTGCCGCTAAAAGATTAGATAAACAAAATTAA
- a CDS encoding sterol desaturase family protein, with protein MAKNYVSNSRESVRMFKSDILESVSKVHFSVPLFIFIPVILYFGWKAIWQEELSPLEFSGYYLLGLFIWSLTEYVLHRFIFHLEPKKGNKTLERIHFIFHGVHHDYPSDAHRLVMPPSVSIPLATAFYYLFSLFLRTGPLAAFFSAFMTGYLIYDMTHYALHHANFKNKFWKRLKKHHMLHHYDDASKGYGVSSPLWDKVFSSDFLKNKND; from the coding sequence ATGGCCAAGAACTATGTATCCAACTCTAGAGAATCGGTTCGGATGTTCAAAAGCGATATCCTCGAATCGGTTTCAAAAGTGCACTTTTCTGTGCCTCTTTTCATTTTCATTCCTGTAATTCTTTATTTTGGCTGGAAGGCGATCTGGCAGGAAGAACTTTCTCCGCTTGAATTTTCCGGTTATTATCTTTTAGGATTATTTATCTGGTCGCTTACAGAATACGTTTTGCACAGGTTCATTTTTCATCTTGAACCAAAAAAAGGTAACAAAACGCTGGAACGAATCCATTTCATTTTCCACGGCGTTCACCATGATTATCCGAGTGACGCGCATCGTTTGGTAATGCCGCCTTCGGTAAGTATTCCATTGGCTACGGCTTTTTATTATCTGTTTTCGCTTTTTTTGAGAACAGGTCCTTTGGCAGCATTCTTTTCAGCTTTTATGACCGGATATTTAATTTATGATATGACGCATTATGCACTACATCATGCTAACTTTAAAAATAAATTCTGGAAAAGACTGAAAAAACATCATATGCTGCACCATTACGACGATGCATCCAAAGGATATGGAGTAAGTTCGCCGCTGTGGGACAAAGTTTTCAGCTCCGATTTTTTAAAAAATAAAAATGATTGA
- a CDS encoding DUF4833 domain-containing protein, producing the protein MRFLLIASLIAFLATGSNAFADKKMKENPAVAAVDTFPVPKLPNLLFYIQRDPNTNTICYELNVNDQGQLDEENPVHPFWIRYPEGGGRKELNYLQKKFAYGIVVKKAGKDYFQLKSVAYSKTPLYLKKGTNNKYQVFMAINQKQCVLTKIFVRIDGGTFWVPNVKYIEVTGTDPATGKTVVERISKFS; encoded by the coding sequence ATGAGATTTCTATTAATCGCTAGTCTGATTGCATTTCTTGCAACAGGCAGCAACGCGTTCGCAGACAAAAAAATGAAGGAAAATCCGGCAGTAGCGGCAGTCGATACTTTTCCTGTACCAAAATTACCCAACCTCCTTTTTTATATTCAAAGAGACCCGAATACAAACACGATTTGCTACGAACTTAATGTAAATGATCAGGGCCAGCTGGATGAAGAAAACCCGGTTCACCCGTTTTGGATCAGATATCCCGAAGGCGGAGGACGTAAAGAACTCAATTATTTACAGAAAAAATTCGCTTATGGAATTGTTGTAAAAAAAGCAGGCAAGGATTATTTTCAGTTAAAATCAGTAGCATATTCGAAAACACCACTATATCTTAAAAAAGGTACCAATAATAAGTACCAGGTATTCATGGCAATAAACCAGAAGCAGTGCGTTTTGACAAAGATTTTTGTAAGGATCGATGGCGGAACTTTCTGGGTCCCAAATGTCAAGTATATCGAAGTTACGGGAACGGATCCCGCAACTGGTAAGACAGTAGTAGAAAGAATTAGTAAATTTTCCTGA
- a CDS encoding CDP-alcohol phosphatidyltransferase family protein, translated as MNKDELRVALQQGIYKVINPFVRFLIKAGLTPNMVTTIGLVLNIGVAVIFIIGVEEGNRGDLTYVGWAGFLVLFAGIFDMLDGQVARLGNMSSTFGAFYDSVLDRYSEMVMFLGICYYLVGHHYFFSSLFAFIALIGSVMVSYTRARAEGLRVECKEGLMQRPERVVLVGIAAISCGVASNYIGGDYKLFIPGIPFHVFETMSIFTIPITVMAVLTNITAVNRLLSVKKILDKKDSDEISINR; from the coding sequence ATGAACAAAGACGAGTTGCGCGTTGCTTTACAGCAAGGCATTTATAAGGTAATCAATCCGTTTGTTAGGTTTCTTATCAAAGCCGGATTAACACCTAACATGGTGACTACCATTGGTTTGGTATTAAATATTGGAGTAGCCGTCATTTTTATTATAGGTGTTGAAGAAGGTAACCGAGGGGATTTGACATATGTTGGCTGGGCGGGATTTCTGGTACTTTTTGCCGGAATATTTGATATGCTCGACGGGCAGGTTGCAAGGCTTGGCAATATGAGTTCAACTTTTGGAGCTTTCTACGATTCTGTTTTGGACAGATACAGTGAAATGGTGATGTTTCTTGGGATTTGTTATTATCTGGTTGGACATCATTATTTTTTCAGTTCACTCTTTGCATTTATTGCGCTGATCGGTTCGGTCATGGTAAGTTATACGCGCGCCAGAGCGGAAGGTCTTCGTGTTGAATGTAAAGAAGGATTAATGCAGCGGCCGGAGCGTGTGGTTTTGGTCGGTATTGCAGCAATTTCCTGTGGTGTAGCGTCAAATTACATTGGTGGTGATTATAAATTGTTTATTCCCGGCATACCTTTTCATGTTTTTGAAACGATGTCAATTTTTACAATTCCGATCACCGTCATGGCTGTTTTGACCAATATTACCGCGGTAAACCGTTTGTTAAGTGTAAAAAAAATATTGGATAAAAAAGATTCCGATGAGATTTCTATTAATCGCTAG
- a CDS encoding DUF5686 and carboxypeptidase-like regulatory domain-containing protein has protein sequence MSVKFKIAGILFFLILFGSDHVRAQTTIIRGVLTDSASKETLPYANVQIPGTTLGTLADDEGRYSIKVEGNYTKIQFGYIGYNTQVKTITPGIDQVINVKLSVNASMLTEVVIKGKARYRNRNNPAVELIQKVIDHKKENQMDANDFVQYEQYEKISLALSNLSDKFREKRIFRNYQFLFTEQDSSTIGGKNMLPAYLRERLSQIYFRKDPYKKKQRVLADQRAEYDSRFIDNDGLSTYFNRLYEDINIYNNNISVVTNLLLSPIAGSAPTFYKFFITDTVKTQQPWLVELSFIPRNKTDLLFQGKLYITLDGHYGVQHAYLTVNKDINLNFMRDLEAKLEFDKSSDGRYHLSKSTLGMEFAFGDKGGGIYGQRTVTFKDYEINKPQNDSIYRGPAEEIMYKEDEKKSPDFWVNSRHIPLEHREVEIYKNVDTLQTIKSFRRTMDIGTLLLAGYKALGPVEIGPVNTFYSFNPVEGLRLRFGGRTTPIFSKRVYFETYAAYGFKDQKWKYFASGTYSLNNKSIYHFPLHYFRFSYQHDTKIPGQELQFVQEDNFLLSFKRGKNDKWLYNDIYKFEYVREFPSRLSYKFGFTQWKQAPAGALVYQRYDAGSDGLININSLSNAEVSLELRYAPHEQYYQGKLYRTPIPNKYPIFTMRYSKGIKGLLQGETNYQNFTGNIAKRFFLSQFGYADVTAEGGYIIGKNIPFPLLTIHRANQSYAYQLSSYNLMNFLEFVSDHYASMNVEYYLNGFLFNKIPLLKRLKLREVVAFRGLYGGLRNENNPAYNPNLYKFLTNPDGSSATYSLNKEPYMEGSVGIANIFKLLRVDLVKRFNYLDNPNVAEWGVRARVKLDF, from the coding sequence ATGTCAGTAAAATTTAAAATAGCAGGTATATTATTCTTTCTGATTCTGTTTGGCTCAGACCATGTCCGGGCGCAAACTACAATCATCAGAGGAGTGCTTACGGACTCTGCTTCGAAGGAAACTTTACCTTATGCCAATGTGCAGATACCCGGAACCACGCTTGGGACGCTCGCTGATGATGAGGGCCGTTATTCAATTAAGGTGGAGGGGAATTACACTAAAATCCAGTTTGGTTATATTGGTTATAATACGCAGGTGAAAACGATCACACCAGGTATTGATCAGGTGATCAACGTGAAACTTAGCGTAAATGCTTCCATGCTCACGGAGGTAGTTATCAAAGGAAAAGCCAGGTACAGAAATCGGAATAATCCGGCGGTGGAATTGATCCAGAAAGTGATTGACCATAAAAAGGAAAATCAGATGGACGCCAACGATTTTGTCCAGTACGAGCAGTACGAGAAAATATCTCTGGCACTAAGTAATTTGTCCGACAAATTCCGGGAAAAGCGGATTTTCAGAAATTACCAGTTTCTTTTCACAGAGCAGGATTCAAGCACGATTGGTGGTAAAAACATGCTTCCGGCCTATCTGAGAGAAAGACTTTCACAGATTTATTTCCGGAAAGATCCTTACAAAAAGAAGCAGCGCGTGCTGGCAGACCAGCGTGCAGAATATGATTCACGCTTCATTGATAATGATGGATTAAGCACTTATTTCAACAGACTTTATGAAGATATAAATATCTACAATAATAACATTTCCGTTGTAACCAATCTTCTGCTTAGTCCGATTGCAGGTTCTGCGCCGACGTTTTACAAGTTTTTTATTACAGATACTGTAAAAACGCAGCAGCCATGGCTTGTCGAATTGAGTTTTATCCCAAGAAATAAAACGGATCTTCTGTTCCAGGGAAAACTGTACATTACGCTGGATGGGCATTATGGCGTTCAGCATGCTTATCTGACTGTTAATAAAGATATCAACCTGAACTTCATGCGTGACCTTGAAGCGAAGCTGGAATTCGATAAAAGTTCTGACGGAAGATACCACCTTAGCAAAAGTACGCTGGGAATGGAATTCGCTTTTGGAGATAAGGGAGGCGGGATTTATGGTCAAAGAACGGTGACGTTTAAAGATTACGAAATCAATAAACCGCAGAATGACAGCATTTACAGAGGCCCGGCAGAGGAAATAATGTACAAGGAAGACGAAAAGAAAAGTCCGGATTTTTGGGTTAACTCACGTCACATTCCTTTGGAACACCGAGAAGTTGAGATTTACAAAAATGTTGATACGTTGCAGACAATCAAGTCTTTCCGGCGTACCATGGATATCGGAACGCTTTTACTGGCGGGTTATAAAGCACTTGGTCCGGTAGAAATTGGTCCTGTAAATACGTTTTACAGTTTTAATCCGGTAGAGGGTTTAAGACTACGTTTTGGTGGAAGAACAACTCCGATTTTCAGCAAACGGGTGTATTTTGAAACTTATGCCGCTTACGGTTTTAAGGATCAGAAGTGGAAATATTTTGCCAGCGGTACTTATTCGCTGAATAATAAATCTATCTACCATTTCCCTCTGCATTATTTCAGATTCAGCTATCAGCACGATACCAAAATTCCCGGACAGGAATTGCAGTTTGTGCAGGAAGACAATTTCCTTTTGTCGTTCAAGAGAGGAAAAAATGATAAATGGCTTTACAATGATATCTATAAATTCGAATACGTTCGGGAATTTCCAAGCAGATTGTCTTATAAATTTGGATTTACACAATGGAAACAGGCGCCTGCCGGTGCTTTGGTTTACCAGCGTTATGATGCAGGAAGTGATGGTCTGATCAATATTAATTCCCTTTCCAATGCAGAAGTGAGTCTGGAATTGAGATATGCTCCGCACGAACAATATTATCAAGGGAAATTATACCGGACGCCAATTCCGAACAAATATCCGATTTTCACGATGCGATACAGCAAAGGGATTAAAGGACTATTACAGGGAGAAACGAACTATCAGAACTTCACAGGGAATATTGCGAAAAGATTTTTCCTTTCCCAGTTTGGTTATGCTGACGTGACGGCAGAAGGCGGATATATTATCGGAAAAAATATTCCTTTTCCTTTATTGACAATCCACCGCGCCAACCAGAGTTACGCATATCAGCTGAGTTCTTATAACTTGATGAACTTCCTGGAATTTGTCAGTGACCATTATGCGAGTATGAACGTGGAATACTATTTGAATGGATTTCTTTTTAACAAAATTCCGTTGCTGAAAAGATTAAAACTTAGAGAAGTGGTTGCGTTCAGAGGATTGTATGGTGGTTTGAGAAATGAGAATAACCCGGCTTATAATCCGAATTTGTATAAGTTTTTGACAAATCCGGATGGCAGCTCGGCAACTTACTCGCTTAATAAAGAGCCTTACATGGAAGGAAGTGTCGGGATCGCGAACATTTTTAAGTTATTACGAGTTGATTTGGTTAAACGGTTCAACTATCTTGACAATCCTAATGTTGCAGAGTGGGGTGTCAGAGCGAGAGTAAAGTTGGATTTCTAG
- a CDS encoding GtrA family protein — MLTFIKAQASSLIATFLDFSTAIVLVNFFGVEPFTSSIAGTFFGGVANFTINRYWVFEAAEDKIGGQALKYFVVWVGNLVLNAGGMYLLLEKTNLNYVISKAIVALIVGFGYNYMFQKKVVFR; from the coding sequence ATGTTAACGTTTATCAAGGCGCAAGCCTCTTCTTTGATTGCTACATTTCTCGACTTTTCGACTGCAATCGTTCTGGTGAACTTTTTTGGTGTGGAACCGTTTACTTCAAGTATAGCAGGAACGTTTTTTGGAGGGGTTGCTAATTTTACGATTAACAGGTACTGGGTGTTCGAGGCAGCGGAAGATAAAATTGGTGGACAAGCGCTGAAATATTTTGTTGTTTGGGTCGGAAATCTGGTTTTAAATGCAGGAGGAATGTATTTGTTGCTCGAAAAGACAAATTTGAATTATGTTATCTCCAAAGCCATTGTGGCACTTATTGTTGGCTTTGGTTACAATTACATGTTTCAGAAAAAAGTGGTTTTCAGATGA
- a CDS encoding phosphatidylglycerophosphatase A family protein produces the protein MSQLHKIIATSLGIGYVGKGGGTVAAVFTCICWYFWQVHFTPSIWFGFGITLFITIIGTISSDAVEPFWGKDDKKVVIDEVAGMCISLLFLPSTGAYIITGLILFRFFDIVKPLYIRKAEKLPGGYGVMLDDVLAGICANILLQIAFRFNLL, from the coding sequence ATGAGTCAGTTGCATAAAATAATTGCAACATCCCTGGGGATAGGATATGTCGGGAAAGGTGGCGGAACAGTCGCAGCTGTATTTACTTGTATTTGCTGGTATTTTTGGCAGGTTCATTTTACACCATCAATCTGGTTTGGTTTTGGAATAACACTCTTTATTACGATAATTGGGACGATTTCTTCGGATGCAGTTGAGCCTTTTTGGGGAAAAGATGATAAAAAAGTAGTGATCGATGAGGTCGCTGGAATGTGCATCAGCTTATTATTTTTGCCTTCAACAGGTGCTTATATTATAACAGGACTTATACTGTTCAGGTTTTTCGATATTGTAAAACCTCTCTACATCAGAAAAGCGGAAAAACTGCCCGGTGGGTATGGCGTGATGCTTGATGATGTGCTTGCCGGTATTTGTGCAAACATCCTTCTACAAATAGCCTTCAGATTTAATCTTTTGTAA
- a CDS encoding NAD-dependent epimerase/dehydratase family protein produces MSKRILITGASGFIGYHLIKAAQKAGFEVDAAVRSSSRLSHLNALAPNFVTLDFGSEESLKRSLEEGQYAYIIHAAGATKAKNLEEYNLVNAEYTRNLAQATEKADIPLEKFVFVSSLAAIGPSDYHDVKLFTENRKPNPVTAYGKSKLLAEEYLSDSTLPLAVLRPTAVYGPGEKDLYIVFKMLQDGLDLYIGKKPQRFSFVYVQDLVNAIMLSMQAENKAERTYNISDGNVYGRYELADTFKDLLSKKTIRVHIPEGIVKIAANVLELAYMNSEKSPVLNKEKLNELTAPNWACSIEAAKKDLHYRPAYNLKTGLAESMQWYTKGKWL; encoded by the coding sequence ATGAGTAAAAGGATATTGATAACCGGAGCAAGTGGATTTATAGGTTATCACCTCATAAAAGCTGCACAAAAAGCCGGATTTGAGGTAGATGCCGCAGTACGTTCATCAAGCAGGTTATCACATTTGAATGCTCTGGCACCTAATTTTGTGACACTGGATTTTGGTTCAGAGGAATCATTGAAGAGGAGTTTGGAAGAAGGGCAATATGCATATATTATTCATGCTGCCGGGGCTACCAAAGCTAAAAATTTAGAAGAATATAATTTAGTAAACGCTGAATATACCAGAAATCTGGCTCAGGCAACAGAGAAGGCAGATATTCCACTTGAAAAGTTTGTATTCGTCAGCAGCCTGGCCGCTATTGGTCCTTCTGATTATCATGACGTTAAACTTTTTACAGAAAACAGAAAGCCAAATCCGGTAACGGCATACGGAAAAAGTAAGCTTTTGGCAGAGGAATATTTATCAGACAGCACTTTGCCGCTTGCTGTTTTAAGGCCGACGGCTGTTTATGGTCCTGGCGAAAAGGATTTATATATCGTTTTCAAAATGTTGCAGGATGGACTGGATCTGTACATTGGTAAAAAACCTCAACGTTTCAGTTTTGTTTATGTTCAGGATCTGGTGAATGCGATTATGCTTTCAATGCAAGCTGAAAATAAGGCAGAACGGACTTACAATATATCTGACGGAAACGTTTATGGGCGTTATGAGCTTGCTGATACCTTTAAGGATTTACTGAGCAAGAAAACAATACGTGTACATATTCCCGAAGGTATTGTAAAAATAGCGGCAAATGTATTGGAACTGGCTTATATGAATTCTGAAAAATCGCCGGTTCTGAATAAAGAAAAGTTGAACGAGCTTACAGCACCAAATTGGGCTTGCAGCATCGAAGCAGCAAAAAAGGATCTGCATTATCGTCCGGCTTATAATCTGAAAACAGGTTTGGCAGAATCTATGCAGTGGTATACAAAAGGAAAGTGGCTTTAA